The genomic stretch GGCTGATCAATTACTGGGTGTAGCGATTGTTGACTGTTCCGATGACTGGCTTAATGCCGTTTATTTTTATTTTGATCCGGACCAGGGCGATCGAAGCCCAGGAACGCTGAATATCCTTTATCTGATAGAGTTCTGTTTGCGTCACGGAATCGACCATCTTTATCTGGGCTATTGGATTAATAAGGTCAAAGGAATGCAGTATAAGACAGCGTTTAAGCCCCATGAATTGCTTATTGATGACCAGTGGAAAAGCGTGCCAAAATAGAAAAAACCAGGTGTTTTTCAGTGAATTTAAATAATTTCATGTAGCTACCTTGACTTGTGGCTTAGAAATTTAACATAATATATATTATGCGACATTATCTATGTTTCAATAAATTCCTCAATGAAATATTACTGCATGGGATTTGCCCCTGATATCCTATGCCCTCCTCCATTTTAACCTGTTATTATCGACCCAAGCCCGGCGGTTTTTGTAAACGACTCTTTCGTGGAATCAACGCGCTGCTTGATCGCGGGCATACAGTTCATTACCTGGCAGTTGTTCCTTTTCCTGTTGAACATCCGAATTGCCATTTTCATGGTTTCCCCTGGCCTGAAGCAAAAACTTCAGGCTATGTCTTCTGGGCTGTCTTTCATCTGCTCGCTCCCCTCTTACTTCTCTCTATTGGGGTCAAATGTCGAGTGAAGCACTTATTCGCTTTCGGATATACATACTCTTTATTATTACAACCGGTTAGGCTGGTTAAAAATATCCCCTTAACTCTTTTTTTACGAGGCGATACACTTAAAAAACATCGAACAACAGGAAGATCAAGGTCGCTTGTCAGACTTGAGCTGTTTCTTGAAGGTGTAGGAATTGCTGGAACTACAATGTATGGAGTCTCGGAATCCTTAATCAACAGGATTAATGATCGACATCAATTTTTTCGAGCGACAAAATGTGGCATTCTTCGCAATGATATTCCTGCGTGCTACACGGTGACGCATAGAAATGCCTCCTTTCATTTACCCCTCCGAGCAGCTTGCGTCGGCACGATCGAGCCTGGAAAAAATTTATGCTTCCTTCTTAATGTATTCAAAAAAAAGAGTACCGGACAAATTCATCTTTATCTTTACGGCACTGGTCCGGACGAGAACCTTCTGAGAGATTTGGTGGAACAAGAAAATATTTCGAACCGAGTTCTGTTCAAAGGCTGGGTGCCGTCTGAACAAATCTGGCCTGAGATTGACCTGCTGCTCATGCCTTCCCTGCATGAAGGTGCTCCCAATGCAGTCTTGGAGGCTCTGGCAACAGAGACTCCGGTTATTGCCAGTGATATTCCCGAACATAAGGAAATTTTACCGCAAGTCTCTCTGCTTCCTCTTTCTGATGAGGATGCATGGAGAGAAAAATTAGCGGCAATCGTTAATAATCCTAAAAACCAGCTGCACCAAATTATCGCAGAGCAAAAACGCGCAGATAAGCATTTACGATTTGATTGGGACGATAAAATTGCGCATTGTATTGTCAATGCTTCTCCTCCGGCTGATCCTACCTAATATGCCCCTTTACCAGTGAACATACAGCGAATAGTTTTGAGGATAATTTTCAGGTCGCATAGAAGAGAATAATTGAGCACATACCAGTCATCAAGCTCCACTCTTTCCTTGTAATTTTCCACATCGCTTCGATCCGTTACCTGCCAAGGCCCGGTAATCCCCGGTTTCATCGAGACATAACGGCCAGCACTCTGTGCGCCGTTTCCTTTATAATGTTCCTTTAATTCTCGGCCGACAATAGGACGAGCCCCGACTACGCTCATTTCTCCTTTCAGGACATTGAAAAACTGAGGAAATTCATCTAAGCTGGTTCGTCGAAGAAAGCGCCCTGCCCTGGTGATCCTTGGATCCTTTTTCAGCTTAAAACTTCTGTTCCATTCTTCAGCAAGGACTAGATCATTTTCTAAAAGTTCGTTTAATTTTTTATCCGCATCAACGATCATGGTTCTGAACTTCAGGCATCCAAACTCTCTACCCGTTGCGGTAATGCGCCGGTGACGATAAAAAATTGGCCCTTTGCTGTCGAGTTTAATGAACAACATAATCAAGAGCATAAGTGGGCTACTCAGCAAGAGAATACAAAATGAAAAGATGATATCAAAGGTCCTTTTCCAGTCCGAAGCAGGATTGAAATTCAAGACCAACATGTCTCCAACTGACTGAATTTCTGCATGATGTAATCCAAAGATATACAGATCTGGAACGAGAAAAATTTGAGCACCAAGGTCCCGACATTCCCGGAGAAGCCAAAAAATTTTTCGTTCAGCCCGCATGGGGAGGGCAATATAAACATAATCAATATCATTATGAATGAGATACTCTTGTATATCATCAATCCGCCCCAGTAATGGTTTGTCGCTTGTTTTTAAATCATTATCCTGGAGTTTGTCGTCAAAAAATCCGGTAATTTCAATGCCAGCCCAAGGGATTGTCTCCAACTGCTGGGCCATTTTTAAGCCGAGGTCACCTGCACCGACAATGATGGCATGACGAATATTTTTCCCCTGCGTTCGATGATAGCGCAAGAGCTGACGAACAAGAAGATGAGAGAGAAAAATCAAAAAAGGGGTGGTTAATGACCAGAGGAGAAAAACGGCTCTGGAATATCCCTCAGACACCTTAAAAATAAAAAAATAAAACAGCAGAAGACCGATAACAGATGCCCACGCTTTGAGGATAACGAAAAATTCAAGATAAAGCTTCCAGCCGCGCCAGGAACGGTACATCTGGAGATATTGAAAACAAATAAAGCAGAGGACGAAAACAACAACCTCCAGCAAGGTATAATAAAGACTCCAGGGAACCTTGTATAAGAAAACGAGCAGCCACAGATAACCACAGACCAAAGAGCAGTCAAGGACATGGAGGAGTTTGTAAATAACCGAGCTGCGTTGGCGCAGATTCCAGGATAAAACAGGCGACATAATCAAGAGGGAAAGCGCCACCAGCCAGGAGTCATGCTTAAGCGGGCTGGACAATTACCGGGAAGCATCTTGAACCTTCTCCCCATTTTATAGGCAATAAACTTGCAAAAATTACGTAGAAAAGATTCAGGAAGCAAATAATATTTTCTTTTTTTGGTTATCAATGCCAATTCCGACAGGACATACTTTCTTCCAGCTCCGGCAGGTCCACCGTGCTGTAAAAGATGCTTTGCCTGTGTTTCATGAAGGACTCCGATATCAAAATATCTTTTGAAATCCTGAATGATTGAATAATTATGAGAATGACGTACTCTAGCCTCACTCACATAGGCTACATAATATCCTTTTTCGAGCATTTTTGCCAGTGCGACAGTATCTTCTCCAAAAAGTAAATGTTCTGGAAAATACCCCTGATCCGCTAACAGGTCTCGACGCCAAGCTGCGAACGAATTGGAAATAAAAACCGTTTTGAAACCGTAGAGATCCCAATCCTGTTGGCAACGCAGTTGTGCTTTCTCTGGATAATTAAAAAGGCGTAGGTGTTCACCGAAAAATGTTGCATCGTGTCCAGGAAGTTGCCTTCCGTAGGCTGCGGCAATTTTTTCATTGCTTCCCAATGAACGGACCAGCAGCTCAACGGCGTTGTTTTCAGCCGGAACAGCGTCTTGGGTCATGAACAGCAAAATATCAGCGGTTGTCTGGCGAGCCGCCATGGTACGGGTTCCTCCATGATCAAAGTCTTCTTGCTTAATTTCATGAAGGCGGACAAAGGAATGCTTACTCATATACCGTTTCGCCATGGCAAGAGTACCATCGGTTGACCCCGAATCGATCAGGAGGATTTCGTCAGGCACAAGAGTCTGTCGTTCTAAGGCGGAAAACAGGTCATCAAGCCAGCGCTCACCGTTCAAGGTTGGTATGATTAATGAGACGGTTTGAGTTTTGTTCATAGAATTTCAACAGCAGCTATATTTTAAGCCATCGTACCAGCAGATACTTTGACAACGCCCAGACTATATACAAAGAAGGATGCTTTTTGTACAACAGTAGTTCACTTTTTGCCGCTGTCAGTCGCTGCTGATAGGAAATTTGCTGTCGATTTTTCTGCCACCCCCGGCAATGGTAAACCTGTATTTTGGGAGAGTATACAATCCTCCAGCCCGCTTTTCTGATCCGAAGGCAGAGTTCAATATCCTCCTTATATAAAAAAAAATCAGGGTCAAAGACTGCGGTACCGCTACTCCGATCTAAGGAGAGCTGGGTCAACATAGCCTGGCGACAAAAAAGGAACGCACCGCAAAGGGCTGGGACATCTTCCGGGATCAGATATTGTCCTCTATCCTTTTCTCCCTGGCTCCTATCATACCAGCAGCCGTACCATTTTCGGAAGACCCCGGTGGAATCGAGAAGATTTGTGGGAAGTCCGCTGTTCTTATCAAAGCCCAGCAGCCTGGCGCCCACGCACCCTATTTTTTCGTTTTCTTGAAGAAAGGAGATAGATTTTTCAAGGGTATTTGCTGTGAGAAAAGCGTCTGGATTGAGAAAAAGGATAAAGTCTGCTGTCTGAAATACTGCTCGATAACCTCTATTATTAGCTCGGCTAAATCCTATATTTTCTCCAAGAATAACCCTGATGCCGGGCTTCTTCCTATAGGTATCCAGATATGAAACATCCTTGGAACCAGAATCTACCAAGACAATATCGGCCGGAATCGTTTGCTGGCTAAGAGCATCCAAACAACGAGGCAAAACATCTTGAGAGTTGTGGGTGACAATGATGACGGCAATTTCAACCATAGGAGTGGTGGGCCCAACTTAATTCCTGCAAAAGAAAACTCGATAGAGGTCCAGTAGCCAATTTTTTTCCCCCTCTGCATCTCGTCTTCGCATGATGGACTCTAAAACCGTCTTTTCCGCTGTAGATAAGCGAGCAGCAAACTCCTCATTATTCAGAACATCATGTTTACTGATTTGCTTGCGTTTTTTTCGCATTTCTCGCATGCTCACCACGGCTTGCCCCAGCCCTTGCAGATAGGCCGGGATCTGCCCCTTTTTCATAACAAAAAGCAGCCAAAAAAATTGGTAAATCAAAATAACCGGCAAAAAGCGAAAAAAAAGCCGAGTTGGATAATTTTTCAGCAGTACATAGAAAGAATTGCGGGTAGAAAGCCGAATTGTAAAGGGGTTGATTTTGGAACCGCTGGATGCGCTACCAATATGATAAACCTTAGCCGTTGGCACATAATAACCTCGTTTACCGGAATGGTTGATACGCAAGTTCAGGTCAACATCTTCAAGATAGGCAAAAAAATCTTCATCAAACAAACCTATTTGATCGAACAATGAGCGGCGATACAAAACTGCCCCGGCACAGGCTCCGAAAATCGGGCCTGCCTGGTTATACGCCGGACCATCCAGTTCCATTGTTCCCAAACGATACCCTGCCCCGCCACGTAGATACCCGTCCCCTGCCCCGTCCAATATTATGCGGTCATGGAAACTGAGCATTTTGGGCGAAAAAAAATCAAATTCTTTTTGTTCTTCTGCTACCTGCATCAGGTGAGACAAGCAGGCAGAATCCAACTCTGTATCATTATTCAGCAAAAAAACAAAGGGAGCCGTGCTGCTCAGGATGCCCTGATTCACTGCCGCACTGAAACCCCTATTTTCCGGCAGCGCGATGATTCGTACCTGCGGATGATTCTCGCGTAAATATTCCAGAGAGTCATCATGAGACCCATTATCAACAACAGTGATTTGTAGGAAAATGAAGTCCTGTTGTTCGATCGAGGTTAAACAGGCAGGAAGAAAACGCAGACCATTCCAGTTCGGAATAATAAGATTGACCGCTGGGGTCTGATCATTATTCATTAATCGTTTTTATCTTCCTGCTCTTGTCGACCCAGCACCCTACGGACCACGTAAATCGGCTTTTTTTGCGATTCATGGTAGGTTCTGACCTGAAGCTCTCCCAGCAGCCCCATGTAAATAAATTGCATGCCCATGAGGATCAACAGGATCGCCAGGAGGAGGAGAGGCCTATTGGCCATGGGAACATCAAAAAACATCCGCTGAGCAGTCATTATCAGGGCGATAAGAAATCCTGAACCGCCACTGACAAGGCCAAGCGTACCAAAAACGTGAATAGGTCGGGTTGCATAACTGAGCAGGAATTTAACCGTCATCAGGTCCAGAACGACACGGAGGGTTCTGGAAATGCCGTACTTGGAGGTGCCAAAACGCCGAGGGCGGTGATTGGCCTTAACTTCGGTAATTTTACCACCAACGCCGCTGGCAATAGCTGGAATAAAGCGGTGCATTT from Candidatus Electrothrix communis encodes the following:
- a CDS encoding glycosyltransferase, which produces MKHLFAFGYTYSLLLQPVRLVKNIPLTLFLRGDTLKKHRTTGRSRSLVRLELFLEGVGIAGTTMYGVSESLINRINDRHQFFRATKCGILRNDIPACYTVTHRNASFHLPLRAACVGTIEPGKNLCFLLNVFKKKSTGQIHLYLYGTGPDENLLRDLVEQENISNRVLFKGWVPSEQIWPEIDLLLMPSLHEGAPNAVLEALATETPVIASDIPEHKEILPQVSLLPLSDEDAWREKLAAIVNNPKNQLHQIIAEQKRADKHLRFDWDDKIAHCIVNASPPADPT
- a CDS encoding sugar transferase, whose translation is MSSPLKHDSWLVALSLLIMSPVLSWNLRQRSSVIYKLLHVLDCSLVCGYLWLLVFLYKVPWSLYYTLLEVVVFVLCFICFQYLQMYRSWRGWKLYLEFFVILKAWASVIGLLLFYFFIFKVSEGYSRAVFLLWSLTTPFLIFLSHLLVRQLLRYHRTQGKNIRHAIIVGAGDLGLKMAQQLETIPWAGIEITGFFDDKLQDNDLKTSDKPLLGRIDDIQEYLIHNDIDYVYIALPMRAERKIFWLLRECRDLGAQIFLVPDLYIFGLHHAEIQSVGDMLVLNFNPASDWKRTFDIIFSFCILLLSSPLMLLIMLFIKLDSKGPIFYRHRRITATGREFGCLKFRTMIVDADKKLNELLENDLVLAEEWNRSFKLKKDPRITRAGRFLRRTSLDEFPQFFNVLKGEMSVVGARPIVGRELKEHYKGNGAQSAGRYVSMKPGITGPWQVTDRSDVENYKERVELDDWYVLNYSLLCDLKIILKTIRCMFTGKGAY
- a CDS encoding glycosyltransferase family 2 protein, which codes for MNKTQTVSLIIPTLNGERWLDDLFSALERQTLVPDEILLIDSGSTDGTLAMAKRYMSKHSFVRLHEIKQEDFDHGGTRTMAARQTTADILLFMTQDAVPAENNAVELLVRSLGSNEKIAAAYGRQLPGHDATFFGEHLRLFNYPEKAQLRCQQDWDLYGFKTVFISNSFAAWRRDLLADQGYFPEHLLFGEDTVALAKMLEKGYYVAYVSEARVRHSHNYSIIQDFKRYFDIGVLHETQAKHLLQHGGPAGAGRKYVLSELALITKKRKYYLLPESFLRNFCKFIAYKMGRRFKMLPGNCPARLSMTPGWWRFPS
- a CDS encoding glycosyltransferase family 2 protein — translated: MVEIAVIIVTHNSQDVLPRCLDALSQQTIPADIVLVDSGSKDVSYLDTYRKKPGIRVILGENIGFSRANNRGYRAVFQTADFILFLNPDAFLTANTLEKSISFLQENEKIGCVGARLLGFDKNSGLPTNLLDSTGVFRKWYGCWYDRSQGEKDRGQYLIPEDVPALCGAFLFCRQAMLTQLSLDRSSGTAVFDPDFFLYKEDIELCLRIRKAGWRIVYSPKIQVYHCRGWQKNRQQISYQQRLTAAKSELLLYKKHPSLYIVWALSKYLLVRWLKI
- a CDS encoding glycosyltransferase family 2 protein; protein product: MNNDQTPAVNLIIPNWNGLRFLPACLTSIEQQDFIFLQITVVDNGSHDDSLEYLRENHPQVRIIALPENRGFSAAVNQGILSSTAPFVFLLNNDTELDSACLSHLMQVAEEQKEFDFFSPKMLSFHDRIILDGAGDGYLRGGAGYRLGTMELDGPAYNQAGPIFGACAGAVLYRRSLFDQIGLFDEDFFAYLEDVDLNLRINHSGKRGYYVPTAKVYHIGSASSGSKINPFTIRLSTRNSFYVLLKNYPTRLFFRFLPVILIYQFFWLLFVMKKGQIPAYLQGLGQAVVSMREMRKKRKQISKHDVLNNEEFAARLSTAEKTVLESIMRRRDAEGEKNWLLDLYRVFFCRN